One Kaistella polysaccharea DNA segment encodes these proteins:
- a CDS encoding sterol desaturase family protein has product MEFTGYILLTIAVVIIMEGVTWVTHKFIMHGLGWYLHEDHHQPGYPHVFEKNDAFFVVFAIPSMLLFWYGTRDGINWMFFVGLGILIYGLSYFLVHDVLIHRRFKWFDKTNNWYLRGLRKAHKIHHKHLDKEEGECFGMLYVPLKYFREARLSTVKK; this is encoded by the coding sequence ATGGAATTTACAGGATATATATTATTAACCATCGCCGTTGTAATCATCATGGAAGGTGTTACCTGGGTTACCCACAAATTCATTATGCATGGATTAGGATGGTATTTACATGAAGATCATCATCAACCAGGTTATCCACACGTTTTTGAGAAAAACGACGCTTTTTTTGTAGTCTTCGCAATCCCAAGTATGTTGCTTTTTTGGTACGGAACGCGGGACGGCATCAACTGGATGTTTTTTGTTGGACTGGGAATTTTAATTTATGGACTTTCTTATTTTCTGGTACACGACGTGTTAATTCACCGAAGATTTAAATGGTTCGACAAAACAAATAACTGGTATTTACGTGGTTTACGTAAAGCTCATAAAATACATCACAAACATCTGGATAAAGAAGAAGGTGAATGTTTTGGAATGCTCTATGTTCCCCTAAAATATTTTCGGGAAGCACGTTTATCCACGGTAAAAAAATAA
- a CDS encoding SRPBCC family protein, which produces MKINLTKQSGIYTLTSEQILPLSLEKAWDFFTVPTNLDKITPKEMEFRITNNPPNKTYKGQIITYKIGILPGISSNWITEITHFEDQQFFVDEQRFGPYAMWHHEHHFKEISENKVLMTDIVNFKMPFGILGDFFGGQLVKNKVKFIFESRFKILEKALAS; this is translated from the coding sequence ATGAAAATTAATTTGACAAAACAATCGGGCATTTATACTTTAACGTCCGAACAGATTTTACCACTTTCATTAGAAAAAGCGTGGGATTTCTTTACAGTACCCACTAATTTAGATAAGATTACACCAAAAGAAATGGAATTTCGGATTACCAATAATCCGCCCAACAAAACATACAAAGGTCAAATCATCACCTACAAAATTGGAATTTTACCCGGAATTAGCTCAAATTGGATTACCGAAATTACGCATTTTGAAGATCAACAGTTTTTCGTCGATGAACAAAGATTTGGTCCGTATGCAATGTGGCATCACGAACATCATTTTAAAGAAATTTCTGAAAATAAGGTTTTGATGACCGACATTGTTAATTTCAAAATGCCGTTCGGGATTTTAGGAGATTTTTTTGGTGGACAATTAGTGAAGAATAAAGTAAAATTTATATTTGAAAGCCGTTTTAAAATTTTAGAAAAAGCACTTGCATCATGA
- a CDS encoding phytoene/squalene synthase family protein, translated as MNNLEIFNQVCGLSSKMVTEQYSTSFSRASTLFKPEIRQHIYNIYGFVRLADEIVDTFHDFDKAKLMSEFEYNYHLAMENGISLNPILQSFCTTQREKKIPQHLVDSFLYSMKMDLDEIKDLNDEKYNEYIYGSAEVVGLMCLKVFVDGNVEEYERLKPYAQSLGAAFQKINFLRDISADYNDLDRTYFPNVDFRNFSAADKEKIEQDIAKDFAHAKTGIKMLPMTCKLAVYMAYKYYFNLFKKIRKTEPELLLTKRIRVSNARKMYLFGEMILNKNLNLL; from the coding sequence ATGAATAACTTAGAAATTTTTAATCAAGTTTGTGGCCTCTCGTCCAAAATGGTGACAGAACAATACAGTACGTCATTTTCCCGTGCATCTACTCTTTTCAAACCGGAGATTCGTCAGCACATTTACAATATTTACGGATTTGTAAGATTGGCAGATGAAATTGTGGATACTTTCCATGATTTTGATAAAGCGAAATTAATGTCGGAATTTGAATACAACTATCATCTCGCCATGGAAAATGGTATTTCACTCAATCCTATTTTACAGTCATTTTGTACCACGCAACGGGAAAAGAAAATTCCACAGCATCTGGTAGATTCTTTTTTATACTCGATGAAAATGGATCTGGACGAAATTAAAGATCTGAATGATGAAAAGTATAATGAGTATATTTACGGCTCCGCAGAAGTGGTAGGTTTGATGTGTTTAAAGGTTTTTGTAGATGGTAATGTTGAGGAATATGAACGGTTGAAACCATACGCTCAAAGTTTAGGTGCAGCTTTCCAAAAAATTAATTTTCTGCGTGATATTAGTGCCGATTACAATGATCTAGACCGCACTTATTTTCCAAATGTTGATTTTAGAAACTTTTCAGCAGCAGACAAAGAGAAAATCGAGCAGGATATTGCAAAGGATTTCGCACATGCAAAAACAGGCATAAAAATGTTGCCAATGACTTGTAAACTTGCGGTGTATATGGCTTACAAATATTATTTTAATCTCTTTAAAAAAATTAGAAAAACTGAACCAGAACTCCTTCTAACAAAAAGAATTAGAGTTTCAAACGCACGAAAAATGTATCTGTTTGGAGAAATGATTTTAAATAAAAATTTGAATTTGCTTTGA